DNA sequence from the Salvelinus sp. IW2-2015 linkage group LG37, ASM291031v2, whole genome shotgun sequence genome:
NNNNNNNNNNNNNNNNNNNNNNNNNNNNNNNNNNNNNNNNNNNNNNNNNNNNNNNNNNNNNNNNNNNNNNNNNNNNNNNNNNNNNNNNNNNNNNNNNNNNNNNNNNNNNNNNNNNNNNNNNNNNNNNNNNNNNNNNNNNNNNNNNNNNNNNNNNNNNNNNNNNNNNNNNNNNNNNNNNNNNNNNNNNNNNNNNNNNNNNNNNNNNNNNNNNNNNNNNNNNNNNNNNNNNNNNNNNNNNNNNNNNNNNNNNNNNNNNNNNNNNNNNNNNNNNNNNNNNNNNNNNNNNNNNNNNNNNNNNNNNNNNNNNNNNNNNNNNNNNNNNNNNNNNNNNNNNNNNNNNNNNNNNNNNNNNNNNNNNNNNNNNNNNNNNNNNNNNNNNNNNNNNNNNNNNNNNNNNNNNNNNNNNNNNNNNNNNNNNNNNNNNNNNNNNNNNNNNNNNNNNNNNNNNNNNNNNNNNNNNNNNNNNNNNNNNNNNNNNNNNNNNNNNNNNNNNNNNNNNNNNNNNNNNNNNNNNNNNNNNNNNNNNNNNNNNNNNNNNNNNNNNNNNNNNNNNNNNNNNNNNNNNNNNNNNNNNNNNNNNNNNNNNNNNNNNNNNNNNNNNNNNNNNNNNNNNNNNNNNNNNNNNNNNNNNNNNNNNNNNNNNNNNNNNNNNNNNNNNNNNNNNNNNNNNNNNNNNNNNNNNNNNNNNNNNNNNNNNNNNNNNNNNNNNNNNNNNNNNNNNNNNNNNNNNNNNNNNNNNNNNNNNNNNNNNNNNNNNNNNNNNNNNNNNNNNNNNNNNNNNNNNNNNNNNNNNNNNNNNNNNNNNNNNNNNNNNNNNNNNNNNNNNNNNNNNNNNNNNNNNNNNNNNNNNNNNNNNNNNNNNNNNNNNNNNNNNNNNNNNNNNNNNNNNNNNNNNNNNNNNNNNNNNNNNNNNNNNNNNNNNNNNNNNNNNNNNNNNNNNNNNNNNNNNNNNNNNNNNNNNNNNNNNNNNNNNNNNNNNNNNNNNNNNNNNNNNNNNNNNNNNNNNNNNNNNNNNNNNNNNNNNNNNNNNNNNNNNNNNNNNNNNNNNNNNNNNNNNNNNNNNNNNNNNNNNNNNNNNNNNNNNNNNNNNNNNNNNNNNNNNNNNNNNNNNNNNNNNNNNNNNNNNNNNNNNNNNNNNNNNNNNNNNNNNNNNNNNNNNNNNNNNNNNNNNNNNNNNNNNNNNNNNNNNNNNNNNNNNNNNNNNNNNNNNNNNNNNNNNNNNNNNNNNNNNNNNNNNNNNNNNNNNNNNNNNNNNNNNNNNNNNNNNNNNNNNNNNNNNNNNNNNNNNNNNNNNNNNNNNNNNNNNNNNNNNNNNNNNNNNNNNNNNNNNNNNNNNNNNNNNNNNNNNNNNNNNNNNNNNNNNNNNNNNNNNNNNNNNNNNNNNNNNNNNNNNNNNNNNNNNNNNNNNNNNNNNNNNNNNNNNNNNNNNNNNNNNNNNNNNNNNNNNNNNNNNNNNNNNNNNNNNNNNNNNNNNNNNNNNNNNNNNNNNNNNNNNNNNNNNNNNNNNNNNNNNNNNNNNNNNNNNNNNNNNNNNNNNNNNNNNNNNNNNNNNNNNNNNNNNNNNNNNNNNNNNNNNNNNNNNNNNNNNNNNNNNNNNNNNNNNNNNNNNNNNNNNNNNNNNNNNNNNNNNNNNNNNNNNNNNNNNNNNNNNNNNNNNNNNNNNNNNNNNNNNNNNNNNNNNNNNNNNNNNNNNNNNNNNNNNNNNNNNNNNNNNNNNNNNNNNNNNNNNNNNNNNNNNNNNNNNNNNNNNNNNNNNNNNNNNNNNNNNNNNNNNNNNNNNNNNNNNNNNNNNNNNNNNNNNNNNNNNNNNNNNNNNNNNNNNNNNNNNNNNNNNNNNNNNNNNNNNNNNNNNNNNNNNNNNNNNNNNNNNNNNNNNNNNNNNNNNNNNNNNNNNNNNNNNNNNNNNNNNNNNNNNNNNNNNNNNNNNNNNNNNNNNNNNNNNNNNNNNNNNNNNNNNNNNNNNNNNNNNNNNNNNNNNNNNNNNNNNNNNNNNNNNNNNNNNNNNNNNNNNNNNNNNNNNNNNNNNNNNNNNNNNNNNNNNNNNNNNNNNNNNNNNNNNNNNNNNNNNNNNNNNNNNNNNNNNNNNNNNNNNNNNNNNNNNNNNNNNNNNNNNNNNNNNNNNNNNNNNNNNNNNNNNNNNNNNNNNNNNNNNNNNNNNNNNNNNNNNNNNNNNNNNNNNNNNNNNNNNNNNNNNNNNNNNNNNNNNNNNNNNNNNNNNNNNNNNNNNNNNNNNNNNNNNNNNNNNNNNNNNNNNNNNNNNNNNNNNNNNNNNNNNNNNNNNNNNNNNNNNNNNNNNNNNNNNNNNNNNNNNNNNNNNNNNNNNNNNNNNNNNNNNNNNNNNNNNNNNNNNNNNNNNNNNNNNNNNNNNNNNNNNNNNNNNNNNNNNNNNNNNNNNNNNNNNNNNNNNNNNNNNNNNNNNNNNNNNNNNNNNNNNNNNNNNNNNNNNNNNNNNNNNNNNNNNNNNNNNNNNNNNNNNNNNNNNNNNNNNNNNNNNNNNNNNNNNNNNNNNNNNNNNNNNNNNNNNNNNNNNNNNNNNNNNNNNNNNNNNNNNNNNNNNNNNNNNNNNNNNNNNNNNNNNNNNNNNNNNNNNNNNNNNNNNNNNNNNNNNNNNNNNNNNNNNNNNNNNNNNNNNNNNNNNNNNNNNNNNNNNNNNNNNNNNNNNNNNNNNNNNNNNNNNNNNNNNNNNNNNNNNNNNNNNNNNNNNNNNNNNNNNNNNNNNNNNNNNNNNNNNNNNNNNNNNNNNNNNNNNNNNNNNNNNNNNNNNNNNNNNNNNNNNNNNNNNNNNNNNNNNNNNNNNNNNNNNNNNNNNNNNNNNNNNNNNNNNNNNNNNNNNNNNNNNNNNNNNNNNNNNNNNNNNNNNNNNNNNNNNNNNNNNNNNNNNNNNNNNNNNNNNNNNNNNNNNNNNNNNNNNNNNNNNNNNNNNNNNNNNNNNNNNNNNNNNNNNNNNNNNNNNNNNNNNNNNNNNNNNNNNNNNNNNNNNNNNNNNNNNNNNNNNNNNNNNNNNNNNNNNNNNNNNNNNNNNNNNNNNNNNNNNNNNNNNNNNNNNNNNNNNNNNNNNNNNNNNNNNNNNNNNNNNNNNNNNNNNNNNNNNNNNNNNNNNNNNNNNNNNNNNNNNNNNNNNNNNNNNNNNNNNNNNNNNNNNNNNNNNNNNNNNNNNNNNNNNNNNNNNNNNNNNNNNNNNNNNNNNNNNNNNNNNNNNNNNNNNNNNNNNNNNNNNNNNNNNNNNNNNNNNNNNNNNNNNNNNNNNNNNNNNNNNNNNNNNNNNNNNNNNNNNNNNNNNNNNNNNNNNNNNNNNNNNNNNNNNNNNNNNNNNNNNNNNNNNNNNNNNNNNNNNNNNNNNNNNNNNNNNNNNNNNNNNNNNNNNNNNNNNNNNNNNNNNNNNNNNNNNNNNNNNNNNNNNNNNNNNNNNNNNNNNNNNNNNNNNNNNNNNNNNNNNNNNNNNNNNNNNNNNNNNNNNNNNNNNNNNNNNNNNNNNNNNNNNNNNNNNNNNNNNNNNNNNNNNNNNNNNNNNNNNNNNNNNNNNNNNcgctgatgtttaggccaaggtatgtatagttttttttgtgtgctctagggcaacggtgtctagatggaatttgtatttgtggtcctggcgactggacctttttgagatttactgtcagggcccaggtttggcagaatctgtgcagaagatgtaggtgctgctgtaggccctccttggttggtgacagaagcaccagatcatcagcaaacagtatacatttgacttcagattctagctgggtgaggccgggtgctgcagattgttctagtgccctcgccaattcgttgatatatatgttgaagagggttgggtttaagctgcatccctgtctcaccccatggccttgtgttttttgccaattttaacccccagacttgttgtttgtgtacatggattttataatgtcatatgtttttcccccaacaccactttccatcaatttgtatagacCCTCATTCCAAATTGAATCGAAGGCTTttattaaatcaacaaagcatgagaagactgtcTTTGTTTTGMtttgtttgtttgtcaattagggtgtgcagggtgaatatgtggtctgtcgtacgataatttggtaaaagcacatctctctctccatttcacaCTGTTCATCTTCCTTCGCTGTCCTATTACCCTCTCACCTTCCTTTCAGTTTCCCTTCTTACTGTTCTCTCACAGTCTCCCTACCTTTTCTCTCCATTTCACTTTGACTCTCCTTCCTTTCATGCTTCRTGTTATTCCCTCTCCATTACGCTAACTCCGTCcctgcatgtaacaaataaaccAAGTGCAAGCTTACCAGACCTAAACTTGAGTCAACTATTTGATCAACAAGCTATCTGTACAACAAACAGTTCAGTRTTCCCTCTTCCGTCAGTTCACTCTTGACTTTTGTCAGAAAGATCCCACCCTCTCTGCTAGCTACGTTGACTTGCTCGCTCAGGAGTTAGCTAAACTAAAACTAAAGATTGAACTGCAAACCTCATATCaaaactcctccctctctctctttctctctcctccaggacGATGGAAGCCCTTCACCTGGGCTGCCCGTCGTTGCGCACCCACCCGTCATTCTCTCTCAAGRCCAAACACACCAACGTGGCCTTTCTCAAGACGCACAAGACGGCCAGCACCACCATGCAGAATCTGCTCTTCCGCTTCGCCGAGCGCCACAACCTGACCGTGGCGCTCCCTGTGCAGGCCTGCGGACACCAGTTCTGCTACCCGCGCACCTTCAGCACCCACCTCGTCCACCCACACACCCTGCCACCCAACGTGGTCACCAGCNGCCTGCGGACACCAGTTCTGCTACCCGCGCACCTTCAGCACCCACCTCGTCCACCCACACACCCTGCCACCCAACGTGGTCACCAGCCACATGCGCTTCAACCGCGCCGAGATGCAACGCCTCATGCCTAATGATACCATCTACGTGACCATACTTCGAGAACCAGGGTCCATGTTTGAATCGTTGTTCAGTTACTATAACCAGTACTGTCAGAGTTTTAAGAGAGTTCCCAACGGCTCTCTGGAGGCGTTTCTGGACGAGCCGTGGCGGTACTACCGTCCGGACGAGAATGACTCCATGTATGCCCGTAACACTCTGACTTTTGACCTGGGCGGGGACAAGGACCATCCGGAGGCGGACGTGGCTGCGTACGCCCGGGCCTTCGTGGCCAAGACGGAGCGCGTCTTCTCCCTGGTGATGATCGCCGAGTACTTTGATGAGTCGCTGATCCTCCTCCGTCACCTCCTCTCCTGGGATCTGGAAGATATGCTCTACGTCAAGCTCAACATGCGGACGTCCGGCTCCAAGCACAGCCTCTCGCCGGGCCTCCCTGCCAAGATCCGCGCCTGGAACAACCTGGATGCACGCCTCTACGACCACTTCAACGCCTCGCTGTGGCGCCAGCTGGCATCCCTGGGCCCAGCGTGCGTGGCCAGGGAGCTGCGGCTGCTCCGCAGGGCCCAGGAGAAGCTGGTGAGGGGCTGCTTCGGGGGAGGGCTCCCCCAACTCCGCTCGGCCGCCCAGATCAAGAACAAGGAGCTGCGGCCGTGGCAGCCCAGCGCAAAGGTGGACATCGTGGGCTATGATCTGCCGACCAACACCAATGCTACACGGCCCGGAAGCCTGGCCCACYAGCTGTGTCTTAAGCTCATCATGCCCGAAGTCCAGTACACCAGGGTCTTGCTACGATCGCAGTCGCTACGCTACCGACGAAGCTACCCCCTCCGCTCCCCTCAGCCCCAGCAGCCCATACGGTCGGTCCTATCACGCCGCAAACATGTGGGGATGCAGCCGATGCACCGGCAGGCCCCTCCTCTAGGACCTGGTCCTGCCTCGAGCCCCACAGCCACTCCTCAACCCCCAGGGACCCAGAGCAGGGCCACCAGGGTGGGACTAAGGTCCTCGGGCCCCCAGAGGAAGACACCATAACTTAAGACTGGGTCCCAGCCTTTAATATAGAATGAATACAGACAGACtgaatacagacagacaaacagacagacagattgaatACAGACAGACTAAATGCAGACAGACAGTCCTCCARACTtaaaaatgctgggttgtttggttaacccaactgctgggttgcaggcacTGGGTCACTTAGTTAGATTTTTTTCTTTCAAACTGCTGAGTTATTGACGCTGGGTGCTGGGAAATTGAGATATGACTCAGAAAACTGGAGACGTAGTTTAATATGGGRgtggctttcagatagttatttttagTCACCCATgacagtaaatgtcattcctgttcatctgttctgttttatagttatcacatgttaaggttaaacattgacatttttgtagaTTCAATAAGGCTTACAGAAGTGTATGAGTTCCCTAACAACCTATGGAAATCCCATTGTTGGGATACAATAAGGTGGTACAGTATACTTTATTATAATATGTAGTAAATAATCTTAATATTATAGAAGAATgtgtaaaatacaaaaacaattaagtAAAATTTGAATATGCTGTATGTAACTTATCGGTGGCCGATAAGATCTAGCTGAAAGTCACGCCCCTAATAAGACACACTTCCTGAAAATGACCTAAGGATTATATTCAAAAGGACCCAGCTGCTAGGTCAACCCAGCATGAGAGTAAAAAATACCCAACACATGGTTGAATTAACCCATGTCTGGGTAATCCCAACAACCCATTGGTTCCAAGGGACTATATCAGGGggctctggaggagagaggaagagacggggGGAGGACACCACCAGACTGAGACTAGAGGTTGGGCCACAGCAATATGGGCAGAGCACTCCTATTCATCGTGAACTCTGTATGGAACAATAGAGAActgttactctctctttctctctctctctctctctctctctctctctaataccatCCTCCCCCTCCCGAGAGAGAATCACTGCTCTGGGTGTGTATCCTCCAACCCTCCAGCCAGGCCAGCTCTTGACCTCTCCCCAAATGACTCTCCCCCGTCCCACTGTGGGAGTTAGGCCCCAGgacagaggtcaaaggtcagcctAAGGGCGGCTAGCATATCTCCCTGCCGAGCCTATCCCCTAACCCGGTCTATCCCCTAACCCGGTCTATCCCCTNNNNNNNNNNNNNNNNNNNNNNNNNNNNNNNNNNNNNNNNNNNNNNNNNNNNNNNNNNNNNNNNNNNNNNNNNNNNNNNNNNNNNNNNNNNNNNNNNNNNNNNNNNNNNNNNNNNNNNNNNNNNNNNNNNNNNNNNNNNNNNNNNNNNNNNNNNNNNGCCTACGGCGCTCTCCCTAACCCGGACCCTAACCCAGCTATCCTCACGCCcgactctcccctaacccggtctAGTCCCTAACCCGGTCTATCCCCTTAACCAGGTCTATCCCTACCGTCTTCCTACCCGGTACCGTTATCCCCTAACCCGTTATCCCCTAACGGTCTTCTCCATAACCCGTTTTATCCCCATAACCCCGTAGTATCCCACCCAACCCGGTCTACCCTCCGGGTCCACTCCTAACCCGGTCTATCTCCCTTAACCGGTTATCCTCTACACCGGAATATCTCTAACCCGCCGTCTATTCCCTAACCTCGGTCTATCCCCTAACCCGGTCTATCCCTAACCCGGTCTATCCCCTAACCGTATACCCCTAACTCGGTTATCCCTAACCGGTCTACCCTAACCTGGTCGAACTCCGGTCTATCCCCtaaccccttcacacacacagccctctacCAGACTCTCTCCTCCCAGCAGCCTGCTTTAAACGAAACagatctctcctctccacagcaaCTTCAACCAATATGggattgttttttacatttgggagtgtgttgtgtgtgtgtgtgtgtgtgtgtgtgtgtgtgtgtgtgtgtgtgtgtgtgtgtgtgtgtgtgtgtgtgttgttgtgtgtgtgtgtgt
Encoded proteins:
- the LOC111960343 gene encoding galactose-3-O-sulfotransferase 3-like, translated to MVSQLIGSRYGQPHARFIGSADQSAEEVYSWYCAYQSSVLLLHQWGHFSWTMEALHLGCPSLRTHPSFSLKXKHTNVAFLKTHKTASTTMQNLLFRFAERHNLTVALPVQASACGHQFCYPRTFSTHLVHPHTLPPNVVTSHMRFNRAEMQRLMPNDTIYVTILREPGSMFESLFSYYNQYCQSFKRVPNGSLEAFLDEPWRYYRPDENDSMYARNTLTFDLGGDKDHPEADVAAYARAFVAKTERVFSLVMIAEYFDESLILLRHLLSWDLEDMLYVKLNMRTSGSKHSLSPGLPAKIRAWNNLDARLYDHFNASLWRQLASLGPACVARELRLLRRAQEKLVRGCFGGGLPQLRSAAQIKNKELRPWQPSAKVDIVGYDLPTNTNATRPGSLAHXLCLKLIMPEVQYTRVLLRSQSLRYRRSYPLRSPQPQQPIRSVLSRRKHVGMQPMHRQAPPLGPGPASSPTATPQPPGTQSRATRVGLRSSGPQRKTP